The window aagaaataaaagaatccACGGGTTAACAGGATACCAAATAGGCTTCTTCAGGTCTAGCAACTGTTTTCATTCATCAAATCGAATAGCAACTTTAGTAGACAATAACCAGGAAAACTAAACTCAAGTAAGCTTGGgaagataatatataaatataataacagCAAAATTCTGATCATTTTCAACCCAAATGTACAATGTTATGGTCCATAAATACCTGAACAAGGCATCAATATTACTTTTGCCCAAAAGGGCTGGATGATCACATAGTGCAAGAACCTGAAATAGGGCACGTAAAAACTGGGAAGAAACTGAAGCTTCTTGAAGTAAACAAGATCCAATGTTCTAACTACTAACCTCTCGGAAAAAGGTAATTGGCTGCTGACCAAGAGACTGAGGATTCCCAATATTGCAGTACAGTATCTGACAAGATAATTTGAAATTTCAGCTAACTGAAAGATGACACAAGCTGAAATGAaggttttttttctaaaattttcaagGGTAAAAACTATCCTATGAACAAAAGCAGGTGCGACAAGGGGAAAAAAAGGAGGAGAGAAGTGTTACCTCATCAAAAGGAAGAGATCCTTGACTGGTTTGCAACTCTTGTTGTAACCTCTGTGCcagaaaaaaagataaagaacATTATGTTTAACAAATATCTTGTTAAATTAACATTCAGCAAGATAAATTCCCGTGTTATGTCTTTTCCTCAACACATGACATAATGAGAACTGAAAATTTTGTTCTAGCTGGTGGGCTGTAACCACCACAGGGTAGTATGTTCCAATGACAATGTAAGTTTcgtcaagaaaaaaaatcatgtttcaaAGATGTGACACAGGTTTGAAACATGAAATCTATGCACCTTTTAACCTTGACCTGGATCAGCCACCACACGGCTAGCAAAGGAAAGATCCTAAGACAAGAATGACTCTTAATGTTAAACATGCTGATATTATGCAATATTCATTGACAATACCTAAATTTTATGAAAGAAAGACCATGAACATCCAGGATAGAAAAAGCGTGTATGGATCTATAATATTGCAATCACCATTATCTTTCATCATCAATCGATGGTTGAAATGTACAACCTTAAGGATCCATAtctgaagagagaaagagagagaaaagagagacgCCAAAGACAAATAAGGTATATATATAAAGCAGGTGAAAATATGATGAAACAAATTCCATTTTTTATTAGTACAGTTAGATGTTAAGTTTGTTAGACATCTAGAAATCATTAGTTAAAACACCACGGTCAGtaaaaaatatatcaagattttACTTGAGGCAGAAGTTGCCTTAGATCATTGTAGTTGACCTGAGTTAATTGGCAAATcactaaaagaacaaaaaaaggaaCAAAGAACAAAGATATCCAAGACCATTTGCCCATACTCATTGTGTGGATGACAAATGATCATTTGGTAAGCACCTGGGCATAGAATGAATATTCACTTTTGATCATTTGGTAAAATATGGATCCAACAAAGAAGTAGAAAACATAGAATGAATATTCAAGAGAGATAAGCACCTGGGCATGGCTGACAATCGCACCACGAACAGCATATTGACATTTCAAAACCTGAAGGACAAACGGAAAATTGTCTGAATGTCAAATTCCACCTTTCATTCAAGAACAACATAATGCCAAGATCAATATCTTTTACCCACAAACAGAACAATATGATGGAATACAGATAGAAATTAACTAAATCAGAATAATAGAACACAAATGAGAATCCACTAAATCAGAATCATGAAGTCCTAGTCGTACTTCATCTAAAATATAGATTCAATAGCAGGAAGATGACATAAATCAGATCGAGAGGCATAAGGATTTCAGAATTAATAAAAATGAAATGCAGATGCAGTCACATGTTCAGAACATCAAAACAAAGAAACACCTCAAACTATATGCATAGTAAGTACTTCATGCTATTGAACAAGCGGAATGCTCATCCAACCAAATCGACAAAAGCAATGACAAAAGGCATACCGCAGAACGATGCCATGAAAAAGACCGATTAGGAAAGAGGGAGTGAAAAATAGACTTCAAAATTAGTAGCTtatgtatataaaattttaaacgtAGAACCAATCTATAAATTAGAAAGGCATGAAATTATGATTAAGTAATCTTGTATTTggtaatagaaaaaaaaacataacataaTCAATTTGTGATATTAATTACAGAATAGAAAATGACACTAATATTAGCCTATTCCCCGATGCATGACAAAAACCAAAAGGAAATTTTCAAATGAGAGAACAACGAAAGAGCAAAAGCATTACTTTGCATACCCAATTGAAAATAATAAAGCAGCTCAAAGCAGGCGAACTTTACAGAAAAACTAGACGACTAGAAGAACGGACAAGGAAACAACAAGCACAATCCCGAATCATCACCAGTGCCCAGCGATCACATCAAAAAGGCATCTTTATCAGTTAGATCATCGAAATATCGCGCCTTTGGATTGATAGAACAGGCGATCATTTTGCATAGTTAATCGAGATACGGACACTGAGCTTAAGACTTTACCacacaagaacaaaaaaataaaaaaacgatTAGAAAAACGAAAAAGAACAGATCAAACCCAAATCCAGAGATCACATCTTTTGTCAGTGAAATTGACGAAAGATCGCACCTTGGGATTGATAGTGTCGATAGAAACAGGAGGAGCGGCGGCTGCGCGATCCATGGCGGACGGGGCAGAGGAAAAGCGAGGCGTAAAGAGCGACCGGGGAAAGAGGAAAACGAACGCAAGAGCAGGGTGTTAGGTCGCTCCGTGGCGAATCGACGCGTCATGAATTTGATAGTGTTGAAAACTACCTCCTCAGCGCACGGTGTCCGCGAGATGGCCTGTTCACGTCAGAGATCGCCCACAGGAAGCCcccaaaaaaagataaataaataggGGGAAAGATGTCTCCTTTCTCTAGATTGGAACCCAAAATGGGCCCACGGAACGGCCGCAGGTATCGGTCCTGCAGTGGGAAGAACGCACACGGAGCTGTCTTCTGTTTTCTAGTCAGGTGACATGCTGAACAGCTGAAATTAAACTTGGACTTTGCTTCCGGTATTTTATATGGAAAGAAACAAGAGAAACATTCGAGGACAACAGTTCATGAGGTTGAAAGCACATCGAACGGAATGGATTCAGGGATCGCTTTCGGAGGATTAGATCACCCACCCAACCCGCATCTAAAGACAACAGATTAGACTTTGCTTCTAATTCCGTTTGCCTAAACAGCCGCAAACAATGTTCATTCATGTTTGGAAGGAAAATTTCTCTCTTTTCGACATGCAAATGAAATCAGTGCCATACTGTTCCGTCATTATATCTTTTTAGCATTTCAATTCatagattaaaaattttataattataaaaataaaatatttaattttatttatcataacatcattaattttataaataaaaagataattttaatgttccaattatatttttgataataatgaACAACAACATCGTAGAAGTCGCAAGTGACTATTATGGTTATAGCAGATGAGAACGATACACTGATCGATGAGAACGATGTGAGAATATTTTTATAGACGACCTGGGTGGAGTTGAGCAGGGAGAGTAGTAACGagaaataagataaaaaataataataatgatgacatATCAATTTTCCAATGAGATGttgtattttcaaagattgtgaTGGGAACATGgcattataaattaaaatatttaagactATCTTTTCTCAAAGGTAAGTATTGAGTATCAACAAAGCAGATGGATGACTATGAAGAACAAAGCAAATGAGCTGCAAGGCATATGATGCTCTTGCATATCTTTCTCCCTCACAAGATCTCTCTCTCAACAAGTTACAAGACTATACAGTATCATCAGACACACCATATTCTGGTCAGTATGAAAAGTTGAACCCCTGCAAAATAAAAGGCTCAGAATCATACATTCTCAAACACAACATTTTTTGGTTAGAATGAAAAGTGGACTTAAAAGCCTACAATATCCAAACTTGGAAGGTGCCAAGATTTAGGCTCTTGCTCCACAAGAAAATCCAATACTGCattgatcaaggaaagacaacTGGTGTTTAATGAAACAGAGTAAAAGCCAGTAATTGTGTTTGTAAATGGCAGTTAAAGAATTGTATTTATGTTGTCCTTCCTCTGCTGTGTCTTTCTATATCACTGCCTTTGCGTTTGCCCTCCAAAACTTCTACACCAGGATCTGGCTACTCATTCTTATTGAGCTAAAGCAATGCAGAAGAGGTATAAATCCTCctctagttttctttttttttctctgtttttcTTTCCTGTTTAATGATAATCTGTTCATCATGTTCTCAAAGTGTCTCATTTTCTTTTAAGCTTTCATATATGAGACAATCTTTGGAAAAAGATCAACATTGATCAAGAAATTTCTGCTTTcttttatgtgtcaatccagcaAGGCACTCAGAAACTTTGTTTGAGAATGATGCTTTTGGTTGTGGATTTATTCTTTGCTTCATAGGCTTACCTCTCTCTTTGTACTGCACATCTACTGCTTGTTCCTTTCTGTGGGTTGCAGTCGCAGGATGAAGAAGCCTCCCGTTTTCCCCAAAGATAAAAATGGGAACCGCCGTGCGATTGGTTATGATGATCTCCAGTCGGGCTTCCCAAAGGTACTTGTTTTCTCACACTTTTTGTCATCCTTAGAATTGCCACTGGTGCAAGAGAATTGCCCTTTCATGATCTATCACGCTGGTGAAAGATGAATAGAAAGATCGAGGAGCCGTAAATCTAAATGCATATATGTCCAAGTACTCTTCAGTCtctaaagaaagaggagaagagtaGAGTTCATTCATTCTTGTTCTTAGAACTGAACGGTTTAATCTTTGATGTTATTCTGTTGCCATGTTAATTTTCTGATCAGATcgtagaagaaggaagaaatcaagcaAAAGACAGAGAATTCTCACTGCCAAATTCTGACTCGTTTAGGAAGAAGGTGgggatgaaagaaagaaagaacaagaCATGGAAGAGGTCGCTATCCTCCTGGTTCAAGTTTCATCAGAAGAAGGCAGCAGAGGAAGCACCACCGACAACCAAGTTCTCCAAGGGCTCGAATCCTTTGGATACAGAGCGCAGTTTGTTCTCAGGTCCATTGTTTGGAAATAGTAGAAGATTTGGAATGGTTCAGCAACACAATTGGCTCGCTGCTTCAGGACCTCTTGCTTGCTGCTTCACTCCTACAAGAGCAGAGGAAACTGAGGTGCCTTACATGTACTTGGACAATCACAACAATCCTGTGGGAACTCAGGCGTTTGGTCCTGTTTACCTGGTAACCTAAGCCATGAAGAAGCTCACCTCAGAAGAACGCAAGCATGAGTGCCACTTATATACGAGCTCATGTGTGTGGTCGATAGACTATTATTCCATGACAGTGGAGGAACTGTGAGAGGTTGTCGTTCTTGTGGTTTTGCTGGTTTCACAGTTTCTGCTTGAAATGCATCAATGATCTTTAAACTGATGGCCACTGGTTACTGAATTGCTTTGATTGAGATATCAGAACAGTTCATGTTCATAAACATTGGGTGTCAGTTGAAATCTGCATTCCTGTGTGTGTCTGCTTGAGTTTGTGCAAGAAATATTGTGAGAAAGATTTGGAATGTTTGATGCAGCAACCAATGCTGACATTTGATGCAACCCTCTCTAAGAGTTGGTATGTTTTATTAGAAAGATCACAATCCAGCTCATAAGATAAATTTTCTTTCAAGATATGAGTCCATTCTCAAAACCTAAATCAAATCTGACAGAACCCATTAAGATTTCATATTAGATCCAATTCTAAGACAAGGACCAAATTGTTTTCATCTATATATTTCTTTATCATGTTTTGATCCCTAAAAAAGAATATTCTcctcatttttatttaaaaatgttTTTCTTTGGTCGTATCATTCGTAGgcattttatattttatactaattatgtttcataaatcatatttatctctCGATAAATGAAATATGTAACATGCTTTAGGGATAAAATTCAGacctttatgtttttttttttgtatgacaATGAGCTGAAATAAGTTTCAAGTTGACTTGCTTCGCAAAACAAAACCTGCCTGCAATCGGCAACAAGCCCAAACAACTTCGCAACAGATGGTATAAATGACCAAGTATCTCTCTGGGCAACACAACAAGGCTCAAAACACCCACAAATCTAAAACATATATGTTGGTTTTAAAGCTACAAATGAAAGTTTTCTCCAGTTTATAGAGATTTAGTCATTCAACTACAGAAAAGAACACTAAGAACAGAAAAGGGGTACAAAAGAGGATCTTCAACCAAAACTGTCGAGTCTGCTCTGAAGTGTTACATAATATCATGATGTTGTAAATTCCATTATCAGGTATCTTGTGAGCTTGGAGATCAAAAGACAATTGTTGCTTAGCACACTTGTTTGCAAGCCAAAGACATGAGTGGGAGTGAAATCTTAGACTAGCTTTGTCTTTGAAAAGTCCACCCCTGGGTGCTGCACAAGCAAAAACGATCAAAATCTCGATGAGATTCAAGGCAAGCAGGTAGACAAAAAGTGGACAGGAGAAGTGTTAAGAGAACAGAGATGCCTGTTCACCTGGGCCATAAACTGCTTGAGCATGTCTTGCTTCTGAATCTCATCACTTGTTGGAAGACCCCTGGCTTTCTGTCGCTGGTCAAACTTCAAAAGAAAAAGGTAAAGAGCAGAAAAATTAGAGTCATGCTAGAACAGTACAAGAAGATAAAATCATAGTACAGATACTTAAGTGATATGAACTTCTTGCATAGTTCAACAAAGAAGATAACTATTTACTGCATGTATCAGTGATGAATTTAACCACTGCAATAGGTACCCTATAGATCCCAACAAATTGAATTTTTACAAACTTATGCAAAAATTGAGACATTCCAAAGTTACGATACCGATGACTCATAGCATGACCAAGGTTCCACTCATCAAAGGGACATTAGACAGGCAGAGGCACAAGTAATTCCAAGCATTGAAAAAACACAAGTGATTTGGTGTCCGAACACAATACACAGGATTTTCGACGATGAGGCCCAGACAAAAACACAATTAAATCAAGGAAAACAATCCTCCATAAATCAGGATAATATTCACAGATAAGTCGATTTTATCGTTGAACGAGAAAGACTTACCATCATTTTCTCTACGACCTGCCGAGTTTCAGAATCCAGGTCAGACAACTTGCTACTCTCAGGTTGTACTTTCTGTAAATCAATTTCAGGCTCACCCTGTACCATGCAATTCCACCAGTTCGTCTTATTTTGCTTGGTCAGAAGTACAGAAATGAAATTTCCATCCTCTGTACGACAACATCAAATACTTATAAATCATAAGAACACTCGAATACATAGCACCAGATGCAGTTGCATAAACATACCTATGCTCCAGAAGCAATCTTCTGTCTTCACTGATTGGTAAAAATCACCCTGGAAGAATTATGACATAGAACATGTAaaatacaagaagaaaaagaGCTTCTGTCAATAAAATCTTCTCGATGCAGAGTTATACAAAAATTTGTCACGTATCTTATGCACTATTTAGAGACTTACATCAATAATCAGAGGTTGTCCCTTTAACCCGACCTTCAGATGGGTCTTCTTTATCTCACAAGTAACAAACCTTGATCTTGTTCCCTGAGGGACTGGAATATTGACAGTCACTTCTTGAAGCGTTTGAGTCCAGGAGTAGTTATCAAAGTCCAGACCATTTCCAGAGTTTGGCTCTGCAGAACAAAGTACAGTTATGGTTCTTCATGGATGAAAGCTTAAAAGCATATAAATAGCAGACAAAggcttcaagaatcaaaaaataatacATGAAAACTTTTATCTCAAAGTTTTCCAGGTTCGAATTGCAGACCTTAAACAAGATAGCTTTTCCCTGTAAGTCCTGACATTTACACTATGGTTCCATCTGAAGGAAAACATTTCCTAAGAAGTCATACAATTTCTGATGACACCAAGAACATATATAAGTTACAAACTTTTTTGCACCTACTTATGAATTCGCCCAAATTGCTACCAACTGAAATTGTTGGTGAAGGAAGCGGATTGACTGAGTGAGAAAATTGCAGAAAATTGAGAAAATTCAATTAATGTGTTTTTTTTCC of the Musa acuminata AAA Group cultivar baxijiao chromosome BXJ3-2, Cavendish_Baxijiao_AAA, whole genome shotgun sequence genome contains:
- the LOC103976403 gene encoding protein BOBBER 2-like, whose product is MAVIADIEEETRPQASSSSWGDADDEALASVLAKRGPMPLLEAAIDLVRRRTEFFKDEAAVGEVVKAVTAAKEKFDAEERLKKRAADEAQKNRHQEEVAAAAKAEEKKNLRKPNSGNGLDFDNYSWTQTLQEVTVNIPVPQGTRSRFVTCEIKKTHLKVGLKGQPLIIDGDFYQSVKTEDCFWSIEDGNFISVLLTKQNKTNWWNCMVQGEPEIDLQKVQPESSKLSDLDSETRQVVEKMMFDQRQKARGLPTSDEIQKQDMLKQFMAQHPGVDFSKTKLV